One window of Triticum dicoccoides isolate Atlit2015 ecotype Zavitan chromosome 5A, WEW_v2.0, whole genome shotgun sequence genomic DNA carries:
- the LOC119301863 gene encoding tuliposide A-converting enzyme 1, chloroplastic-like, with translation MDPATKLRFDSPLLRVYEDGRVERLFGTETTPPGFDAATGVTSKDVVIDAATGVFARLYVPDLVAAGSGSQRKKLPILVYFHGGGLVLDSAASPTYHRYLNSVASKAGVLAVSVNYRLAPEHPVPAAYDDSWAALSWAASRDDPWLSEHGDAGRIFLAGDSGGANIVHNIAIMAGTRDGLPPGARIEGAIIFHPMFGGKEPMDGEAMDMRAITEKLWPIICPESADGMDDPRLNPLARGAPSLQKLACRRLLVCSADGDFALPRAAAYYQAVKASGWPGTVEWLESKGGEHVFFLSKPECDPAMQLMNRVVAFLAGN, from the coding sequence ATGGATCCAGCCACCAAACTGCGATTCGACTCGCCGCTCCTCCGCGTCTACGAGGACGGCCGAGTGGAGCGTCTCTTCGGCACAGAAACCACCCCGCCAGGCTTCGATGCTGCCACCGGCGTCACCTCCAAGGACGTCGTCATCGACGCCGCCACCGGCGTCTTCGCCCGCCTCTACGTccccgacctcgtcgccgccggctCCGGTTCCCAGCGCAAGAAGCTCCCGATCCTCGTATACTTCCACGGCGGCGGCCTGGTCCTCGACTCGGCCGCCTCTCCGACGTACCACAGGTACCTCAACTCCGTCGCCTCCAAGGCCGGCGTCCTGGCCGTGTCGGTCAACTACCGCCTCGCGCCAGAGCACCCGGTTCCCGCGGCCTACGACGATTCCTGGGCGGCGCTCAGCTGGGCCGCGTCGAGGGATGACCCCTGGCTTTCGGAGCACGGCGACGCCGGCAGAATCTTCTTGGCCGGCGACAGCGGAGGCGCGAACATCGTCCACAACATAGCAATCATGGCCGGCACCCGGGATGGTTTGCCCCCAGGAGCACGGATTGAGGGGGCGATCATATTCCATCCTATGTTTGGGGGTAAGGAGCCAATGGACGGCGAGGCCATGGACATGAGAGCGATCACGGAGAAGCTTTGGCCCATAATATGCCCGGAAAGCGCAGACGGGATGGACGACCCGAGGTTGAACCCGTTGGCTCGTGGAGCGCCGAGCCTGCAGAAGCTGGCATGCCGGAGGCTGCTTGTCTGCTCGGCCGACGGAGACTTCGCGCTGCCGAGGGCCGCGGCGTACTACCAGGCCGTGAAGGCCAGCGGGTGGCCCGGCACGGTGGAGTGGCTGGAGTCCAAGGGAGGAGAGCACGTGTTCTTCCTCAGCAAGCCGGAGTGTGATCCGGCTATGCAACTGATGAACCGGGTGGTCGCCTTCCTCGCCGGCAATTGA
- the LOC119299612 gene encoding probable carboxylesterase 12, producing the protein MPSLWFWRSNTQQRFARARKSGLARAGFGAPVRGKVEPAGAGSHASPAAFHRRGSSCPSKAAASPRHRRDGRGSHGGVVRGSSSVRQPAVLPLTCGPVRVFVVAPLAALLLQIRITAFSAATPSQSSLPPAASPAMDDPGSEVEHEIPGVVRVHKGGRVVRLNGTETVPSSPSGDPASGVASKDAVLDPAANISARIYLPAAASLAEPGKKLPVVVFFHGGAFMIYTAASPLYHKYAASLAAAAPAVVVSVNYRLAPEHPVPAAYEDAFTALKAVVSSCRPGGAEPWLAAHGDASRVVLAGDSAGANMAHRTAVRLRKERIEGYDDKVSGIALLHSYFWGKEPVGGELTDAAIRGGIDQVWHVACGGKLGLDHPYINPGASPEELSQLGCDRVLVATAEHCWFVERSRAYAAGVKSCGWGGELEFYETKGDGHVYFLLKPDCDNAAKELAVVADFVRRC; encoded by the exons atgccGTCGCTCTGGTTTTGGCGCTCCAACACGCAGCAAAGGTTCGCGCGGGCGAGGAAAAGCGGCCTAGCGCGCGCTGGTTTTGGCGCTCCAGTGCGCGGGAAAG tcgagccagcgggcgcaggatctcacgcctctcccgcggcttttcaccgacgaggatcgtcatgTCCATCGAAGGCGGCAGCCTCGCCTCGCCATCGTCGAGATGGACGTGGAAGCCATGGTGGTGTGGTGCGAGGATCCTCTTCCGTTCGGCAGCCTGCCGTTctaccactgacatgtgggcctgtgCGTGTGTTCGTCGTCGCCCCGCTTGCCGCTTTGCTCTTGCAGATTCGGATCACGGCCTTCAGCGCCGCGACGCCGAGCCAAAGCTCACTGCCGCCTGCCGCAAGCCCAGCCATGGACGACCCCGGCTCCGAGGTCGAGCACGAGATACCCGGCGTCGTGCGTGTGCACAAGGGCGGCCGCGTCGTGCGCTTGAACGGCACCGAGACCGTGCCTTCCTCACCGTCCGGTGACCCAGCCAGCGGCGTCGCCTCCAAGGATGCCGTCCTCGACCCGGCGGCAAACATCTCTGCTCGCATCTACCTCCCCGCCGCAGCCTCCTTGGCGGAGCCCGGGAAGAAGCTCCCTGTGGTCGTGTTCTTCCACGGCGGCGCGTTCATGATCTACACCGCTGCCTCCCCGCTCTACCACAAgtacgccgcctccctcgccgccgcggcccccgccgtTGTCGTCTCCGTCAACTACCGCCTCGCCCCGGAGCACCCAGTTCCGGCCGCCTACGAGGACGCCTTCACGGCCCTCAAGGCCGTCGTCTCCTCGTGCCGGCCGGGCGGCGCCGAGCCCTGGCTCGCGGCGCACGGCGATGCGTCCCGCGTCGTCCTCGCCGGCGACAGCGCCGGGGCCAACATGGCGCACCGCACGGCGGTCCGGCTGCGGAAGGAACGCATCGAGGGGTACGACGACAAGGTCAGCGGCATCGCGCTCCTGCACTCGTACTTCTGGGGAAAAGAGCCGGTCGGCGGGGAGCTCACGGACGCCGCCATCCGCGGCGGCATTGACCAGGTATGGCATGTCGCCTGCGGCGGTAAGCTCGGCCTCGACCACCCGTACATCAACCCCGGGGCGTCGCCGGAGGAGTTGAGCCAGCTCGGGTGCGACCGTGTGCTGGTCGCCACGGCGGAACACTGCTGGTTCGTGGAGAGGTCGCGCGCCTACGCGGCGGGCGTCAAGTCGTGCGGGTGGGGCGGCGAGCTCGAGTTCTACGAGACCAAGGGCGACGGGCATGTCTACTTCTTGCTCAAGCCCGACTGCGACAACGCCGCCAAGGAGCTCGCCGTCGTGGCCGACTTCGTCAGGCGCTGTTGA